A window from Montipora capricornis isolate CH-2021 chromosome 7, ASM3666992v2, whole genome shotgun sequence encodes these proteins:
- the LOC138057856 gene encoding uncharacterized protein, protein MNPAISFVWLALGLHSVFNLVDLKYSEAQQLQRGEYQHVKYAYFQTFFHQMLNISQVLASYYATDDMDCAFKCLEKMSCFSFNFATLAADSNSGRHLCELLASDKYNHANSFVPSRDFHHFAIWSPCESLPCHNGRTCRPLYDTNSYVCQCAEGNNGTFCENGWQKVNVDPVCFGVKNDSFGIFEIHEPGDIYRLKLVHRSGYVNCLSDKASNTKWGCAGENLSKKLNVHITDEKDTRVFPANVSGSLVLDDYFFYTLLGFDENSAEIVFDSTPTPLSVVAGQKFRIWYGEDLANMGEDNNMGRSCIDVYAFRQ, encoded by the exons ATGAATCCTGCGATATCCTTTGTTTGGCTCGCACTTGGTTTACATAGCGTATTCAATCTTGTTGACTTGAAGTATTCAGAG GCACAACAGCTCCAACGTGGCGAATATCAACATGTAAAGTACGCGTACTTCCAAACATTTTTTCATCAAATGCTGAATATTTCCCAAGTGTTGGCCTCATATTATGCTACGGATGACATGGACTGTGCCTTCAAATGTCTCGAGAAGATGTCATGTTTCTCCTTCAATTTTGCCACCTTAGCGGCAGACAGTAACTCTGGTCGACATTTGTGTGAACTCCTGGCGTCAGATAAGTACAATCACGCAAACAGTTTTGTACCAAGCAGAGACTTCCATCATTTTGCTATTTGG AGCCCATGTGAAAGCCTTCCTTGTCACAATGGTAGAACATGTCGTCCGCTGTATGACACAAATTCATACGTGTGCCAGTGTGCTGAGGGAAACAATGGAACATTCTGTGAGAATG GATGGCAGAAGGTAAATGTAGACCCAGTGTGCTTTGGGGTGAAGAATGATTCATTCGGAATCTTCGAGATCCACGAGCCAGGAGACATTTATCGCTTGAAGCTGGTCCATCGCTCAGGCTATGTGAATTGCCTTTCCGACAAAGCCTCTAACACTAAGTGGGGCTGCGCTGGTGAAAACCTgagcaaaaaattaaatgttcATATTACTGACGAAAAAGACACCCGTGTTTTTCCAGCAAACGTAAGCGGTTCACTGGTACTGGATGATTATTTTTTCTACACACTCCTTGGTTTCGATGAAAACTCTGCCGAGATTGTGTTTGATTCCACTCCTACTCCTTTGTCTGTCGTTGCTGGACAGAAGTTCAGGATATGGTATGGTGAAGACCTGGCAAATATGGGCGAGGATAACAACATGGGTAGATCCTGCATTGATGTGTACGCTTTTCGCCAGTGA